One stretch of Gouania willdenowi unplaced genomic scaffold, fGouWil2.1 scaffold_211_arrow_ctg1, whole genome shotgun sequence DNA includes these proteins:
- the LOC114458909 gene encoding eukaryotic translation initiation factor 4 gamma 1-like, with product MSVPKKNMKEPNKKEAIGDLLDDFTEPPGSRRSQQGQRKEPRKIIIHSMSLNYDVQLNKAEKAWKPTVKKSSCSRGAEEVVDNDPEVAKTGELFKHLRSILNKLTPQKFQELMKQVSELTIDTEERLKGAIDLISEKAILEPNFSVAYANMCRGLMGLKVPSADKPGKTANFLYLLLNRCQKEFEKDQDDDEIFEKKQKELEAAKDDEERERLRVELENARVISRRRSLGNIKFIGELFKLKMLTEAIMHACVVKLLKNHDEKSLECLCRLLSTIGKDLDFEKAKPQMDEYFNQMNKIIKEKMTSSRIRFMLQDVLDLRKNSWVPRRGDQGPKTIDQIHKEAELEEHQEQIKVYQQLLSKKESSGGGGRMCGGGMGGPGSHTPGGGPNSQPQDDGCGNTVPISKDRPIDTNRLYKIIKSGGMDLNNLVLAPGGKAGCKGVWRSWEKGCSGGTEAKPASADQESGRPATSTLNHFSALQQTSSLLSSSDTDHRDRDHFDRSGHVDGQEENPITKRSFSRESQERGGRSEESAPTPPPSLPKPSLSEEEMEKKSKAIIDEYLHITDLKEALQCVAELNSASMLYVFVRQGLESTLERSTTVREHLGLLLHQLVKVGTLPIEQYYKGLHEILEVTEDMAIDIPYMWLYLAELITPMLHEGGIPMGQLFREISKPLVPLGKAGVLLAQILQLLCKGMTPKKVGDLWIEAGLNWNDFLPEDKDVNKFVTEQKVEFTKGEELGPKEVVKKQLLSGEELSKQLDRLLQDKADNKHIMDWVEANLDEEQAASNHFVRSLMASVCGIAIICEHPYKAIAEQTMVRAELLQKYLNDEEKELQALYALQAMMVHMEEPANLLCMFFDTLYDEDIIKEEAFYKWETSKDPAEQTGRGVVLKSVTAFFTWLREPEEESDKE from the exons ATGTCTGTgccaaagaaaaacatgaaggaACCTAACAAGAAGGAGGCCATTGGGGACCTTCTGGATGACTTCACAGAG CCTCCTGGTTCCCGTCGCTCCCAGCAGGGCCAGCGCAAAGAGCCCAGGAAAATCATCATCCACAGCATGTCTCTAAATTATGACGTGCAACTAAACAAAGCTGAGAAAGCCTGGAAACCTACGGTGAAGAAGAGCTCTTGCAGCCGTGGTGCTGAGGAGGTTGTGGATAATGATCCTGAGGTGGCCAAAACTGGGGAGCTGTTCAAGCATTTGCGTAGCATCCTGAACAAGCTCACCCCACAAAAGTTTCAGGAGCTAATGAAGCAGGTGTCTGAACTAACAATAGACACGGAGGAAAGGCTGAAAGGTGCCATTGACCTGATATCTGAGAAGGCCATCTTGGAACCAAACTTCTCTGTGGCCTACGCCAACATGTGCCGTGGCCTAATGGGG TTGAAAGTCCCCAGCGCCGACAAACCAGGTAAAACTGCAAACTTCCTCTATCTCCTACTCAATCGTTGCCAGAAGGAGTTTGAGAAAGACCAGGACGATGATGAGATCTTTGAAAAGAAACAGAAGGAGCTCGAGGCTGCCAAAGAT GATGAGGAGCGTGAACGTCTGCGGGTTGAGCTGGAAAACGCCAGGGTTATTTCCCGCCGCCGCTCACTGGGCAACATCAAGTTCATTGGTGAGCTCTTCAAGCTGAAGATGCTGACCGAGGCCATTATGCATGCCTGTGTAGTTAAACTACTGAAGAACCATGACGAAAAGTCTCTGGAGTGTCTCTGCAGACTTCTCTCCACCATTGGCAAAGACCTGGACTTTGAAAAGGCCAAG CCTCAAATGGACGAGTATTTCAATCAGATGAACAAAATCATCAAGGAAAAGATGACCTCTTCCAGAATCCGCTTTATGCTGCAAGATGTTCTAGACCTCAGAAAG AATAGCTGGGTGCCCCGTAGAGGAGACCAAGGTCCCAAGACTATTGACCAGATTCATAAGGAGGCAGAGTTGGAAGAGCATCAAGAACAGATCAAAGTCTACCAGCAGCTCCTGTCAAAGAAGGAAAGCTCTGGAGGAGGTGGTAGAATGTGTGGGGGGGGCATGGGAGGTCCAGGGTCTCATACACCGGGCGGTGGACCAAATAGCCAGCCTCAGGATGATGGATGTGGGAACACGGTGCCCATCTCCAAGGACAGACCCATCGATACCAATCGCCTTTACAAGATCATAAAG TCCGGTGGTATGGACTTAAACAATCTGGTGCTGGCTCCTGGTGGCAAAGCCGGGTGCAAGGGCGTGTGGCGCAGCTGGGAAAAAGGCTGCAGTGGAGGCACTGAAGCTAAACCAGCAAGTGCAGATCAAG AGTCAGGGCGTCCTGCTACCAGCACTCTGAACCACTTCTCAGCCCTTCAGCAGACTTCATCACTGTTGTCTTCATCAGACACTGATCACAGAGACAGGGATCACTTTGACAGATCTGGCCACGTTGATGGACAGGAAGAAAACCCAATCACCAAGAGAAGCTTCAGCAGGGAGTCCCAGGAGCGTGGTGGCAGAAGTGAGGAGAGCGCTCCCACTCCCCCTCCTTCTCTTCCCAAACCTTCCCTTAGCGAAGAGGAGATGGAGAAGAAGTCCAAAGCCATCATTGATGAATACCTCCACATTACTGACTTGAAG GAGGCGCTGCAGTGCGTGGCAGAGCTCAACAGTGCCTCAAtgctttatgtgtttgtgcGGCAAGGCCTGGAGTCCACACTTGAACGCAGCACAACTGTCAGGGAACACTTGGGCCTGTTGCTGCATCAACTTGTGAAAGTTGGGACGTTACCCATTGAACAATACTACAAAGG GCTCCATGAGATCTTGGAGGTAACAGAAGACATGGCCATTGATATACCTTACATGTGGCTGTACCTGGCTGAACTCATCACCCCTATGCTCCATGAAGGAGGCATCCCTATGGGACAGCTCTTCAG GGAGATCTCAAAGCCTCTGGTGCCTCTGGGAAAGGCTGGCGTGCTGCTGGCACAGATCCTCCAGCTGCTGTGCAAAGGAATG ACTCCCAAGAAAGTTGGGGATCTGTGGATTGAAGCTGGCCTGAATTGGAATGACTTTCTGCCTGAGGACAAAGATGTGAACAAGTTTGTCACTGAGCAG AAAGTGGAGTTCACCAAAGGAGAGGAGCTGGGGCCAAAGGAAGTGGTGAAGAAGCAGCTCCTCAGTGGGGAAGAACTCAGCAAACAGCTGGACAGACTGCTTCAAGACAAGGCTGATAACAAGCACATCATGGACTGGGTTGAG GCTAATTTGGATGAGGAGCAGGCTGCTTCTAATCACTTTGTACGATCACTGATGGCCTCAGTGTGTGGGATCGCTATCATAT GTGAACACCCGTACAAGGCCATTGCTGAGCAGACCATGGTAAGAGCCGAGCTGCTGCAGAAATACCTGAATGACGAGGAGAAGGAGCTGCAGGCTCTGTATGCCCTGCAGGCCATGATGGTACACATGGAGGAGCCTGCTA ATCTGCTGTGTATGTTCTTCGACACCTTGTACGATGAGGACATTATTAAAGAGGAGGCCTTCTACAAGTGGGAGACGAGTAAAGACCCTGCGGAGCAAACAGGAAGAGGTGTCGTGTTGAAGTCGGTCACAGCTTTCTTCACCTGGCTCCGTGAGCCTGAGGAGGAGTCTGACAAGGAATAA